From the genome of Rana temporaria chromosome 8, aRanTem1.1, whole genome shotgun sequence:
CACAGTACAAAAATATAACGCATCTGTAAGAATCCAAAAAAGTGCACAGAAAGTTCAGGGAGACATGAAGTactgcagatgaaaaaaaaattaacattattcAGACAGAAGAAACAGCTGCGACAAATACCCTCCAAAAATACCTAAATTAATAACGCCGTCTTTGTTTCTCAATATGTATCTTCTCATCAACAAAAATACACattctgggggggaaaaaagggatttGTCTAcccatgtgcaaaaaaaaacatcacctaCAATCAACTCATCGTTTTAGGAATCTACAATTATATTAAATACCAAATTCACATAAAAAAAGGTGCAACAAAATTCTTACCTTCAATATGAAGGATTGGGATTCATACCTTCTGTAATTGTTTTGTAAACATAGGTTTTCATTTAACAATTAACAATTGAGCGGCGCTGTGCCGTTGCCAGAAGCATCCAATCACAAAGCAGTTCTCAGAACTCAGTACTTGCGCTAGCTTACTTAAAAAAGACCCcttctgattggttgctctggAATACAACACATCACAGCTCTTTGCGCTAAATTACTTATCAACCATAGTGTATACACAATCTTACAGATTGCGAAAGAAATAAGTGCAAATTATtaagggaacacagctattgctttttttttttttaattaaggactTAATTAAGTGCCATTTTAATACTGATATTTTAATTTGTACCTTATGATTTATCGGGAGATTACTAAGCAAGTATTACAGAAGTGGTGGCATAATGTATTTATGTTGGTTGGCTTGTTTATTCTTTTGTATGGCACACACAATACAATTTTGCTATTTAAaatcttggggcagatccacaaacatctgcgccgggcgcagcgtatctaagatacgctacgccgccgtaacttatcttttttagtttGAATCGTCAACGAATCCGCACCATAAGTtacgcggcgtagtgtatttctcgcggcgtaagagcgcggaattcaaatggctgtgatgggggcgtgttttatgttaatacgttgtgacccaaagtaaacaacgtttttttggaactgcgcatgcgccgttcctggggtatcccagtgcgcatgctcgaaattaaactagaacccgccaatgcttacgacggtgacgtcatttcaacgcaaattcctattcgcgaacgacttacgcaaacgacaaaaaaaattccaaattgtacgcgggaaggacggccatacttaacattgagtacgcctcagtatagcagctttgactatacgccggaaaaatctgaaagcaaacgacggaaaaaaatgcgccggccggacgtacattcgtggatcaccgtaaatagctaatttgcatactcgacacggattttgacggaaatgccacctagcggccgccgaaatattgcacctaGGATCCGACgacgtacgaagatgtacgcctgtcggatccatccgagatgcagtcgtatcttgttttgtggatacaaaacaaagatatgacgcgggaattttgaaattacgccggcgtatcagtagatacgccggcataatttctttgtggatctgccccctagtgtACAACCCTCAGTtctgcatttttcatttttttggcatTATTGAAAGGCACTTGTTCGAAGATAATTAAATTATCAGAAATGCAAGAGACTGAAGAGTAAAACATCTAGCCACTAGTTACCACTACAAAGAAGCTACATCTTCAGGTGAGCACGGGTAGCTTAGCTATTTGCTCGCTGATTAAGCATCTTTAAATAACCATCAAATGTTGTAGTGTTTAGGAATTGTGCTTATCTAATGTAGATGGAATTCACACTTGATGCTCCAGAAAACTGAACTTTCCGCAACCATTTGTACACTTAAGGGTCAGCTCTAAAACCTATCCTCGTGGATTGTATAGAATTGTATACTTCACCCTCCTTTCATGTTTATTTAACCTTAACTCATACTATTGCGCTTTCTTAAACACCCtctgtttgtgtttttatacAGTTCATAAAACTCTATCTCTCTAACACTCTACTCTTAGATTTGTTAGATATATATAGGCTTTTAATGGCATCAATTGAGTTGGTAGTTGATAGGCACATGTGCTCTTTTCTAATGCAGGCTTATCCTGGATTTGTAGGTGCTTTGGACCTTTACAATTTGTTTAAGAGGAAAGCTTGCTGCCTCAATTATTTTCACGCTCGAAATACGTAATCTTGTTTTGCCTTGATGCCATTACATAACATGTAGCATTTACGTATTATAGGCTCTTTGTGCCCAAGGACATCGAGATTCTTTCGAGAATTAAGAACGATGGCCAAGGATTTTCACCAGTAAGGCGAGGTGTTCCCTATTTTACCCCAACTTTGCCACTCAGGAAAGAGACCCATGGATGTTTTGGGTGTTCCAAATTGATCGAAGTCATTTTCAGGTTTGTGGTTTAGTAATTTGTAAGAGGTTAGGTCAGTTTTTATAAGTGAATGGATCTGCACACCATCGGATTTCCATTCTGCATGGACTATAGTGTAGTTTTGTCCATCATTGTTATCCCAAAACACTTGGCCATTGCATTCATAGGACAGGCAGAACTCAATCTTCTCATGGCTGGGAATGCTGGGAGGAATATCTATTGCAAAAGAGAAGGTGTCGCAGTCTGTGCCTCCATACACATTGTTCATGTAGACACAGTTAAAATCTGTGTAGGTTTTCCAGGTGTTAAAGGTTACTCGCACCTTGACTTCTTTTTCATAGCTCAGATTCTTTACTTTGATGGTTCCCGAAATGGATCTCTCCTGAAGACAGCAGTTTTCCAAACAAATTAAATTCTTTAGGATTTTATTACGGAACTGCAAATAATCAGCTGAGGGTTGCGTGAATCCCAGGATCAAGTTCTTCTCTTCATGTAGTTTTAGGCTGGCTGTGATGCCTTCAAGATCAATCAGATCAAACTGGAGGTCAGTTTCAGGCTCTTCCTTAAACTCTGAGAAAACGTGCACAGATGTCAACGAGAGCCCCTTGGAGTCAGCAAAGACCACTTTCTTTTTGCCTCTGGATTTCGATCGGTTCCACTCACCGTTCCTAGTGTTGGATTCCTTTTTTAAAGAAATGCATGGCCTTAGTGGCTTAAAGCGATTGACAAGATTCCGGCCTCTGCAGTCATCATAGGGGCTGAGAAACTTCTTTAGAGGAGGAGAATGTGCTAAGCATATCCTTACAGCAACATCAACAGGCATAATAGACCGTGGAAGAGATCGTGGCTCCAAAATCTGAATCATTCTgggggacaaaaaaataaaaaatattttaatgctATAGAACAACTAGTGTCAATCATATTAAAATGCCTCGTTAAAGGCTCTGCAAATTGACATATGAAACCTGGAATTGAATATAAAGActgataaacaaaaaagtgaaataaagagGTACTGTGGTTGTTatactaaaagtggagagtgcaaaatctggtgcagctgtgcatggcggcCAATCAGcctctagcttcagcttgttcaattaaccacttaacgcccgccgcacgcctatttacgtccacagaatggcacgtacaggcagatgggcgtatatatatgtccctgccttctagcgggtcgggggtccgatcaggaccccctccgctgcgtgcggcgggtggcttacctcggggagcgatccgggacgacggcgcggctattcgtttatagctgccccctcgcgatcgctccccggagcttaagaacggggagagccgtatgtaaacacggcttccccgtgcttcactgtggcggctgcatcgatcgagtaatcccttttatagggagactcgatcgatgacgtcagtcctacagccacaaccccctacagttgtaaacacacactaggtgaaccctaactcctacagcgccccctgtggttaactcccaaactgcaactgtcattatcacaataaacaatgcaatttaaatgcattttttgctgtgaaaatgacaatggtcccaaaaatgtgtcaaaattgtccgaagtgtccggcataatgtcgcagtcacgaaaaaaatcgctgatcgccgccaatagtagtaaaaaaatttttttttataaaaatgcagtaaaactatcccctattttgcaaacgctataaattttgcgcaaaccgatcaataaacaattattgcgatttttttttaccaaaaataggtagaagaatacgtatcggcctaaactgaggaaaaaaatatatttatatatgtttttgggggatatttattatagcaaaaagtaaaaaatatagaatttttttcaaaattgtcgctctatttttgtttatagcgcaaaaaataaaaaccgcagaggtgatcaaataccaccaaaagaaagctctaattgtgggaaaaaaagtatgccaattttgtttggaagccttttcgcacgactgcgcaattgtctgttaaagcgacgcagtgccgaatcgcaagacctggccgggtcctttagctgcattttggtccgggtcttaagtggttaagcttttccaactaaaaaaatggaagcttattggtttctatgcagagctgcaccagattttgcactctacagttttagtaaatcagctccaAAGTGACGTGACCAATTTAACACTGGTTTAAGAAGGGATTAAACATCTGTTGGTTGCATCACTGATAGAGGAGATGGAAATATATGGGATACCTTCTGTGTAAACAAGGGAAAGCTCTACACTTGCTTTGAAGGCTCAATAAAGCACATATcccaataaacaaataaagttaCATATATAGCAAAGGCCCTATAAATGATACTGTGAAGGCTGTTACCATGTAATAACACAAGTAACCCAATATAAACACAAGCACACAAGACTTTCTCCATGCAAACAGCTTGCTGCTCTTGCACAAACTCTTGGCAATCATGCAAACCATGTAAATAATACTCGTTTCCAAGCTCCGGAATTATAAAATTCCCACCCAGCTGCAGCTCTTCATTAGTATCAAAATTCCACCTTGATATAAACGTCTTTATCACACATCGTTCATAATAGGTAAATACAAAGTCATACTATTATGGGAAATACAGAACCTCTTCTGGTAGTAGTAAAGAATTTATTATAATAAGATCAGTTTTTGTAGGTTGTTAGGCGTTTCTTTTATGTGACGTAGCTGCTACATGGAGCAGGAACGTGATGGGTTAAGAGAGCAGAGTCTGTAGAGAAATATAATAGAGACGTGCGTGTGACTGATATCCTTGCAGCTGAAGTCACGTAGCAAAACGCGTTAGTATGGGGGATTAGTTTCACTTATTAGGATTGCCTTTTATGCAAGATTGGACTACCTATATGTATACTTGTATGCTTTGTTCAATAGAGCTTGTATGCACTTAACAGATGTAATCATTAGATTTTTTTAGATTactgttttaatatatatatatatatatatatatatatatatatatatatatatatatatatatatattttttttttttaataaatgttttaatacctatttttatatatacatatatatatatatatatattaaaataggtattaaaacatttattaaaaaagtttATATATTGAGAATTATTGGAGAATTATGACCATTGGAAAatggttaagctggccatagatggtttaaaTATCGGCCGGTTCTGCAGGGACTGTCCAAGATTCAAACCAACTGAAGCAGGGGTCTTAAACTGgccgccctccagctgttgcaaaactacaagtcccatcatgcctctgcctgcgggagtcatgcttgtaactgtcagccttgcaatggctcatgggacttgtagttccgcaactgctggagggccaccagcaggggaggactgaccattcgggctcttgggcactgcccaagggccccttGCCACTTGGGGGCCCCCAACAGGGtttccagcctcagtaaaaccagggacagtatgtaaaaatctgtgtttttttacatctgcccctgaaatgtcccttaccgacatccctttggtctaaaaatcccaagattatagctgccccgcctctccagtaccttttcagtgtgtgtatgtgtattctgtgtgtatgtatactgtgtgtgtatactgtgtatgcatgtgtgtgtgtatactgtgtggccccataatctattgcccggggggcacataatctcctattgcccgggggccccatgagttgtcagtccgcccctggccaccagtttgagacccctgatctaaaggtaggctgattgtaccaaagtcaatccatcgatcgacttgggtacaaccagcatgccagatttttacatgcaattattaccagcagctatagctgctaggaataatcactgtgttcttctGGCTGGTGCAGCTCCCACACCCCCCCTGCTGGGAGAAAACAATAGCTccatgcataggtgtgcgcagcatattgcattagggtgtgcaccccaaagcaatAGGGCAGGGGGCCAATGGACAGTGACGGTAGAGCAGTGGATAATGTCAACATGGCAGAGATtagtgtcagtttatttttttattattactttttacaaaaaaaattttttttacaatattattattattattttttttttacaatattattttcttttattttttaattttttttttttttaggagccccatggaGCCCTAGGTGAAATAttaagggtctaaacagaccccttatgtctcacttttgagacagtgaaatggactgaggacagagattccccagtccctttctctgcagccaagtagcaaggggaatctgcccagcacatggtcattagggtgtgcccaggcacaactggcacaccctgtgcgcacgcctatggctccatgggagggattcccccatcaacattggctgtgttgatggggaaatcaagcgattttctttcctgcaaccaatgtttttttttatttagtttgaagatttttttttttttgtctgcacaaTAACAAAGgctcatgtatgtgttttggtggTAATGTGCGTGTCTATTTAATGGCACAACTttgttatattatatttattttattcttacaTTTTGCTCTCCTGCAGAGTTTCTTTTCACTTCTGATTTCCCTCAGGGAGTGCCATGCTGGCGTGCAAACAGAACCAGTCAATATCTGGCACACAAATACAATTTAATAGGCAAACTTTATCTCCAGACATGCCTAGCATTTAACCCACAAGGGGAAAAATTACCAACACATATTCATCTTAACATCTACATTCACTTTGAAAATGAGGTCACAAATTGCCtattttttcttcttatttttttaatccagcGCACAGAACAAGACGCAGGGCAACCAACCAGGTGTCTCTTCTTAAGCTCACCACacatgttacaatctgattgtacaatctcctttcgaTTTCCCAACAAGTATGTAGTACAAGGGTCCTGTCTGATTGGATAGTTTAGGCAGGTTCCCATATTACATAGTCTCAGAAGCTCTtgtcatttatatatttggattGTTAATAGATTTGCTGTCCAATCAGAAATCTGTTCTGATCGTTCGATGCACCCTACACCTAACGATCATATCAAATTATCAAATTTTTATGATCGGATTTTCCAGCCAGATCGATTAGAATAATTTTGATGAAATGGAGGGGTTTTTGCTTGAAAGCAATCAATGAGAAATCATAGATCCGATAATAGTATTGGATTCTGTGAGGAAAGGTTTGAACAGATTGTATGGCCACCGTGAGAGCTTTCCGGAGCATTTCCTGAGTGGTTGCTGCTTTTTGATTATCTACGTAGCAAGAAATATCTAAGaaggaaagttttttttgtagATCAGTGAACTTCCTACTGGTATTATACATTCTATGTGACTTCCTATACCTAGTATTATACATTCTATATGACTTCCTTTATCTAGTAT
Proteins encoded in this window:
- the PPP1R3C gene encoding protein phosphatase 1 regulatory subunit 3C, with protein sequence MIQILEPRSLPRSIMPVDVAVRICLAHSPPLKKFLSPYDDCRGRNLVNRFKPLRPCISLKKESNTRNGEWNRSKSRGKKKVVFADSKGLSLTSVHVFSEFKEEPETDLQFDLIDLEGITASLKLHEEKNLILGFTQPSADYLQFRNKILKNLICLENCCLQERSISGTIKVKNLSYEKEVKVRVTFNTWKTYTDFNCVYMNNVYGGTDCDTFSFAIDIPPSIPSHEKIEFCLSYECNGQVFWDNNDGQNYTIVHAEWKSDGVQIHSLIKTDLTSYKLLNHKPENDFDQFGTPKTSMGLFPEWQSWGKIGNTSPYW